In Rhinoraja longicauda isolate Sanriku21f chromosome 27, sRhiLon1.1, whole genome shotgun sequence, one DNA window encodes the following:
- the LOC144606710 gene encoding interferon alpha-inducible protein 27-like protein 2A, translated as MVLPNVLLMGAGAVSFIAGVPLALWAVGFTAPGVAAGSIAAKMMGTAAVANGGGVAAGSLVAVLQSAGTGLSVIANVALGAGGAGTGALLDYFRKSPKD; from the exons ATGGTTCTACCAAACGTTCTTCTCATGGGCGCTGGTGCTG TCTCTTTCATTGCTGGAGTCCCTCTCGCTTTGTGGGCAGTGGGCTTCACCGCCCCTGGGGTAGCGGCCGGTTCCATCGCTGCAAAGATGATGGGAACCGCAGCTGTTGCCAATGGAGGAGGCGTTGCAGCCGGAAGCTTGGTGGCCGTTCTTCAATCAGCTG GAACAGGACTGTCTGTCATTGCTAATGTAGCACTTGGGGCTGGAGGTGCTGGTACCGGTGCATTGCTAGATTACTTCAGAAAATCACCTAAGGACTGA